The stretch of DNA TGCGGGGCGGTGGACAGAGAGTCGATCGGCGCCCCCTCCAGATAGTCCATGACCAGCACCCGCTCACCCGACAGGTCCGGTACGGCGCGTGGGACGATAAAATCATCATCTCCGGCCAGCATCTCTCCATAGCGGCGCATCTGCTCGGCTTCGCGCCAATAGTCCGCCTCCTCGCGCAATTGCTTTTTGGTTTCGGCCAGCAAGGGCCCCACGTCGAGCGTGTCGGGCAAAAGGCCGCTCATGCGCAGGAGCGTGGCCACACTATCAACATCGGCGTCGATGCTTTGCACAACTCCGGGGTACTGGACCTTGACCGCCACCACCCGCCCGTCGGGCAGCACCGCGCGATGCACTTGGCCGATGGATGCGGCAGCAATGGCCGTGCTGTCAAACCGGGCAAAACGCGCGCGCCAGTCGATTCCCCATTGCTCGGTCAGTACACGGTTCAACTGGTCAGGCGGCATCCTGTGCGCTCCTTCGCGCAGACGCGCGAGGATGGGGCCGAGTTCAGAGGGCATCATGTCCCCGGCGTCGAGCGAGATCATCTGGCCGAGCTTCATCGCGGCACCTCGCAGGCGCGAAAGCTGGTCGGTTAGCCTCACGGCATTAGCAGGTGTCAGGAGCAGGTCCGAGAGGTGCGGGCGCTCGCCGCGCGCGAGCCTGCGTGCCCCCTCGGCCAACATGCCCCCTGCCACCTCGCCCGCCAATTGACCAAAGCCGGCGAGGCGTGACAGGCGTGAGCCGGGAACCTTGCGATATCGCGTGTCGTTCATTCCAGTCCTTTGCGCTTGCCAAAGCATAATGCGCCAGAACGCGAGTTGGTTGCCTTGTAAACGCGCCTCAAGGATCGGGTTGACATGCCCCAGCGGATGCTTCTGCTTCGTCCCGTGCCAATGCGCAGGTCTTGGCAGGATTTCTGAACTGGATCTACCTTGCCGGCATTCTGAACTTTAGTGCTGCCTGAGACGGGGAGCAAAAGAAACGGGTCACGATCTGGCGCGCTGCCCGGCTCTGTATCTTATCCTGCCTCCTGCCACCCAACGAGCGATGCTGCGCGACTGGTGCTTGGCAATGACTATGGCTCATCCTCTTTTGAGATGCGCTGTGGAGACGCGGCGGCAGCGGCTTGGCTTTATTGCGGTGTGATGGGGTTAGGGATCAGCATCCATTCAATGACGGTGGGAATGGGTGAGTGTGGATTGACCGGCCTGCACATCCCGCTTCACCTGCCGCACCATTTTGGCGAGACGGTGAACCTCGTGAAGGCAGCCGGGATAGGGCAGAATTCACAACTGTCCTATCCCGGTCCGCTCAGAATTTGATCGACGGCGACGACACGTGCTTTTCGTGCTTGGGAAGTTCGACCACCAAGGCTTCGGAGGTGATCGGCAAGCTTGCGATCGAAGCGGCATCCTGCAATGCGGTGCGCACAACCTTGGCAGGGTCGATGGCGCCTGATTTCGCCAGGTCTTCATAGGTGCCGGTCACGGCATTGAAGCCCCGGTTGTAATCTTCGCTCTCCAGCAGTTTGCCAACGATATAAGCACCATCCTC from Novosphingobium sp. encodes:
- a CDS encoding AarF/ABC1/UbiB kinase family protein; this encodes MNDTRYRKVPGSRLSRLAGFGQLAGEVAGGMLAEGARRLARGERPHLSDLLLTPANAVRLTDQLSRLRGAAMKLGQMISLDAGDMMPSELGPILARLREGAHRMPPDQLNRVLTEQWGIDWRARFARFDSTAIAAASIGQVHRAVLPDGRVVAVKVQYPGVVQSIDADVDSVATLLRMSGLLPDTLDVGPLLAETKKQLREEADYWREAEQMRRYGEMLAGDDDFIVPRAVPDLSGERVLVMDYLEGAPIDSLSTAPQATRDKAMQALMGLVLREIFSFGFMQTDPNFANYRWQANTDRIVLLDFGAARAVPEATRQAYRGLVHAGLAGDRAALKTRLIEVGFVSPAALARHGLALDAMIETVMNHLGRPGLIDFADRGFVETLREQARHMVVDRGAWHVPPADTLFVQRKISGTALLAVRMRAQMPLRAMVEEAVTNA